A single region of the Gilliamella apis genome encodes:
- a CDS encoding iron-containing alcohol dehydrogenase codes for MHINSTVLSGQGVLNDLNFLFKQHRHVIFMTDKNIINLPVVTKLIKTLVDTVHHFTLIDDIPPEPSHHDVINLLNRMKIANADLVVGVGGGSVLDVAKLISVLCAKENQLTLEQLLAGVKPSKRCTSILIPTTAGTGSEATPNAILAIPEKSTKQGIISPVMLPDYVCLIPELTISMPNHIAASTGIDALCHLIECFTASIANPVGDNYALIGMDKLFKFLERSVNDKTDLEAKLNMLWASYYGGAAIAHSGTHLVHAMSYPLGGKYHIPHGVANAILLVPCMEFVRDAVVEKFAQAYDLLPDANLNLTNEEKSHALVSYFKDLVGRLALPTKLQELNISPQDLPYLVDSALEVKRLMNNVPKQVTKQDVLAIYQSLL; via the coding sequence ATGCACATTAACAGTACTGTCTTAAGTGGACAAGGTGTATTAAATGATCTTAATTTTCTATTCAAACAACATCGTCATGTCATATTTATGACTGATAAAAATATTATTAATTTACCAGTTGTAACTAAATTGATAAAAACACTTGTAGATACGGTTCATCATTTCACTCTCATTGATGATATTCCACCAGAGCCTAGTCATCATGATGTCATAAATTTATTAAATCGAATGAAAATAGCTAATGCTGATCTAGTTGTTGGTGTCGGTGGAGGTAGTGTTCTTGATGTTGCTAAATTAATTTCAGTGTTATGTGCTAAAGAGAATCAATTGACTCTTGAACAATTATTGGCAGGTGTGAAACCTTCTAAACGATGTACTTCCATTCTTATCCCTACTACGGCGGGAACAGGTTCCGAAGCAACTCCAAATGCTATTTTGGCTATTCCTGAAAAATCTACCAAACAAGGCATCATTTCACCAGTTATGTTGCCTGATTATGTGTGTTTGATTCCAGAATTAACTATTTCTATGCCAAATCATATTGCGGCCTCTACAGGTATTGATGCTTTGTGTCATTTAATTGAATGCTTTACAGCCAGTATAGCCAATCCGGTTGGTGATAATTATGCCTTAATAGGTATGGATAAATTATTTAAGTTTCTTGAGAGATCAGTAAATGATAAAACTGATTTAGAAGCAAAACTGAATATGCTTTGGGCTTCATATTATGGTGGTGCTGCGATTGCCCATTCAGGTACACATCTAGTTCACGCTATGTCATATCCTCTAGGTGGTAAATACCATATTCCTCATGGTGTGGCAAATGCCATTCTACTAGTTCCTTGTATGGAGTTTGTTCGTGACGCGGTGGTTGAAAAATTTGCACAAGCTTATGACTTATTGCCAGATGCAAACCTAAATTTAACTAATGAAGAAAAATCGCATGCATTAGTCAGTTACTTTAAAGATTTAGTCGGTCGTTTAGCACTACCTACAAAGTTACAAGAACTTAATATCTCGCCACAAGATTTACCCTATCTTGTTGATTCAGCTTTAGAAGTGAAACGTTTAATGAATAACGTTCCTAAACAAGTTACCAAACAAGATGTTTTAGCTATTTATCAATCACTTTTATAG
- a CDS encoding dihydrodipicolinate synthase family protein yields MSKKIEGILTAIVTTFDENGDFCPKRMRKQVQRQLNHGNSVFCNGTNGEFFVLTQQEKIKVTEVCVDEVSGRSPVMSHIGEISTRETIKLGKQIEKLGVDAVSVIAPYFIPLKQEELIYHYSTIADALTVPVYLYNIPARTGNTILPETAAKLAEHPNIAGIKDSAGSAESLQAFLDVAKSLDNFDVLTGPDSLIYQGFVGGAVGSISGLANVAPGYINAIWKNFKAGDLDKSKAAQDAVGDLRKNLYATVFSPAAVKKALTLMGEEVGVSRYPIQFSDDHIATIKTIVNHL; encoded by the coding sequence ATGAGCAAAAAAATAGAAGGAATTTTAACCGCCATTGTCACAACGTTTGATGAAAATGGGGATTTTTGTCCAAAAAGAATGCGTAAACAGGTTCAACGCCAATTAAATCATGGTAATAGTGTTTTTTGTAATGGTACCAATGGTGAATTTTTTGTTTTAACCCAGCAAGAAAAGATCAAAGTTACTGAGGTTTGCGTCGATGAAGTATCTGGACGTTCTCCTGTAATGTCTCACATCGGTGAAATTTCAACCCGAGAAACCATAAAATTAGGTAAGCAAATCGAAAAATTAGGCGTAGATGCTGTATCAGTAATAGCGCCATATTTTATTCCATTAAAACAAGAAGAACTCATCTATCATTATTCAACAATTGCAGATGCACTAACCGTTCCTGTTTATCTATATAACATTCCAGCCAGAACAGGTAACACCATTTTACCAGAAACAGCCGCCAAACTTGCCGAACATCCTAATATTGCTGGTATCAAGGACAGTGCAGGAAGTGCCGAAAGTTTGCAAGCCTTTCTTGATGTAGCAAAAAGCTTAGATAACTTTGATGTATTAACCGGTCCTGATTCATTGATATATCAAGGATTTGTTGGTGGTGCAGTTGGTTCGATTTCTGGGCTTGCTAATGTTGCACCGGGTTATATCAATGCTATCTGGAAAAACTTTAAAGCAGGTGACCTTGATAAATCTAAAGCAGCTCAGGATGCTGTAGGTGATTTAAGGAAAAATTTATATGCAACTGTATTCTCTCCGGCAGCAGTGAAAAAAGCGTTAACACTAATGGGAGAAGAAGTTGGTGTAAGTCGTTATCCAATCCAGTTTTCAGATGATCACATTGCAACCATTAAAACCATTGTGAATCATTTATAA
- a CDS encoding sodium:solute symporter family protein produces the protein MHYFGTMDTIIIVSIVVLYILATSWMTYFLRSKNNSDFMEGSRAVPAIVVGILLMTEYIGAKSTIGTAQSAFDNGIAASWSVIGAAIGFPLFGLLLVKKIYNTGEITISAAIAQKYGNSTKNLISIIMIYALILVNVGNYISGAAAISTVLQISLPVAAFITAVVSTFYFAFGGLKGVAYVTIVHSGVKYFGVLFILGTALYLTDGFAPMIEQMPPHYWTWDGSIGAGTIFAWLIGTIGSIFCTQFVIQAISSTKDAKSAKRACWYAFFFCLPIAIAIAVIGVCAKFLHPDIKSLYALPVFIQDMNPFMAGIITTSLVASIFISVSTVALAIASLIVKDFYVPYFKPTQEKEFKATKVISVIVGFAPLLLVLAFPEVLKLSFFTRAIRLSITIVAMIAFYLPFLNSTRAANMALIGAAVITSTWFYCGDPLGINNMYVALLSPAIIMLLDKLFISPFVKEKTKADSL, from the coding sequence ATGCATTACTTTGGAACAATGGACACAATAATAATTGTTAGTATTGTTGTCCTTTATATATTAGCTACCTCATGGATGACTTATTTTTTAAGAAGTAAAAATAATAGTGATTTCATGGAAGGTTCTCGAGCTGTACCGGCGATAGTTGTTGGGATATTACTAATGACTGAGTATATTGGTGCAAAATCAACAATTGGCACAGCACAATCAGCGTTTGATAATGGGATTGCTGCATCATGGTCTGTAATTGGTGCTGCTATTGGTTTCCCACTTTTTGGATTATTGTTAGTAAAAAAAATCTATAATACTGGTGAAATTACTATTTCAGCTGCAATTGCTCAAAAATATGGTAATTCTACTAAGAATTTGATATCGATTATCATGATTTATGCATTAATACTTGTTAATGTTGGTAACTATATTAGTGGAGCGGCTGCAATTTCAACTGTGTTACAAATTTCATTGCCTGTGGCAGCATTTATTACTGCAGTAGTCAGTACCTTTTATTTTGCCTTTGGCGGTTTGAAAGGTGTTGCATATGTAACAATCGTTCATAGTGGTGTGAAATATTTTGGGGTGTTATTTATCTTAGGAACGGCTTTATACCTTACCGATGGTTTTGCTCCAATGATCGAACAAATGCCACCTCATTATTGGACATGGGATGGTTCAATTGGTGCAGGTACTATTTTTGCATGGCTAATCGGAACAATTGGTTCAATATTTTGTACGCAGTTTGTTATTCAAGCAATTTCATCAACAAAAGATGCTAAATCGGCTAAACGTGCTTGCTGGTATGCCTTCTTTTTCTGCTTACCTATTGCGATTGCGATTGCGGTTATTGGGGTATGTGCGAAATTTCTTCATCCAGATATTAAAAGCTTGTATGCGTTACCAGTATTTATTCAAGATATGAATCCTTTTATGGCTGGGATTATTACTACCTCATTAGTTGCTTCTATTTTTATCAGTGTGAGTACTGTTGCTCTAGCGATTGCATCATTAATCGTTAAAGATTTTTATGTTCCATACTTTAAACCAACGCAAGAAAAAGAATTTAAAGCGACAAAAGTCATCTCAGTTATTGTTGGATTTGCTCCGCTCTTGTTAGTTTTAGCCTTTCCTGAGGTCTTAAAGCTTTCTTTCTTTACTCGAGCAATTAGGTTGTCTATAACTATAGTTGCAATGATAGCGTTCTATTTACCATTCTTAAACAGTACTCGAGCTGCTAATATGGCATTAATTGGTGCCGCTGTTATCACCTCTACTTGGTTCTATTGTGGTGATCCATTAGGAATTAACAATATGTATGTTGCGTTACTTTCTCCAGCCATCATTATGTTGTTAGACAAATTATTCATCAGTCCTTTTGTAAAAGAAAAAACAAAAGCGGATTCTTTATAA